A region of Culicoides brevitarsis isolate CSIRO-B50_1 chromosome 1, AGI_CSIRO_Cbre_v1, whole genome shotgun sequence DNA encodes the following proteins:
- the LOC134836318 gene encoding uncharacterized protein LOC134836318: protein MKNNGCKCGNMLKRCQDAKFFEAIYSSEVDKVKEFLEKEVNINVQNNDGYTAFHAACCVQNIEIIELLLDNGYMKVDTKVKTRVGDSALFLILTGYCEGISAKAVKKLVEYDRELVELADSRGFTPLQASSRWEQLDIVRILVELGKANVSRVDCDGWTALHHNADCRPNLAVMKYLIDEAGIDISVRNNLNMTAFDLLLHNHQDPILLPEDYIQCVDYLSDKYFVNERFYTFGTVLSLFSHAIVFERFDLVRKLIEDFYNEDVNSQFNVMKRFIATFEVDEIPIFYAFCMILNPRLREVTQFNYRQFTEVFPDVLHEALDSSVKLEVFLDCLGAIRQINSCSDKYIIPSIAEMEYNPLTVGDVRRLLKLYNCLMDLDYKVDFNSIAFGHFLSFLRSGCQWKLKHVEIVLAFCTDNFVRLTRYCDTFNMQLDAETRRLMYAADLPQEMKGPEYLPSLKEVARKVVRSSIYDALLAKGRKLGLPPDLYYKNKLFVENILALELPTVLTRYLRFMNNLPVE, encoded by the exons atgaaaaataatggtTGCAAGTGCGGCAACATGCTAAAAAGGTGTCAAGATGCGAAATTCTTCGAAGCCATTTACAGCTCTGAAGTTGACAAAGTCAaggaatttttggaaaag gaagTCAACATAAATGTGCAAAACAACGACGGCTACACGGCATTTCACGCCGCTTGTTGCGTCCAAAATATCGAAATTATCGAGTTATTGCTGGACAATGGCTACATGAAAGTAGATACAAAAGTAAAGACTCGCGTTGGCGACAGTGCGTTATTTTTGATTCTCACGGGATATTGCGAGGGAATTTCAGCAaaagctgtcaaaaaattggtcGAATATGATCGTGAATTAGTTGAACTTGCGGATTCGCGGGGATTCACGCCGTTACAGGCAAGTTCACGATGGGAACAACTCGATATCGTGCGGATTTTGGTAGAATTGGGCAAAGCAAATGTTTCGCGAGTCGATTGCGATGGTTGGACTGCATTGCATCACAATGCCGATTGTCGCCCAAATCTCGCAGTGATGAAATATCTCATAGATGAAGCGGGAATCGATATTTCTGTGCGAAATAACTTGAATATGACGGCTTTTGACTTGTTGCTGCACAATCATCAGGACCCGATTTTGTTGCCGGAGGATTATATTCAGTGCGTGGATTATTTGAGCGACAAATATTTCGTGAATGAGCGATTTTACACTTTTGGCACCGTTTTGAGTCTTTTTTCGCATGCCATTGTGTTCGAAAGATTCGATTTGGtgcgaaaattaattgaagatttttacaaCGAAGACGTAAATTCGCAATTTAACGTCATGAAAAGATTCATCGCGACCTTCGAAGTTGATGAAATCCCAATTTTTTATGCGTTTTGCATGATTTTGAATCCACGGCTGCGGGAAGTCACCCAATTTAATTATCGCCAATTCACGGAAGTCTTTCCCGATGTCTTGCACGAAGCTCTTGACTCGTCCGTGAAATTAGAAGTGTTTTTGGATTGTCTCGGGGCGATACGACAAATCAACTCGTGTTCCGACAAATATATCATTCCAAGTATTGCGGAGATGGAATACAATCCGCTTACCGTGGGAGACGTTCGTCGTCTGCTAAAGCTCTACAATTGCCTGATGGACTTGGATTACAAAGTTGACTTCAACAGCATCGCTTTCGGGCATTTTTTGAGCTTCCTCAGGAGTGGCTGTCAATGGAAACTGAAACATGTGGAAATCGTTTTGGCTTTTTGTACTGACAATTTTGTGCGATTGACGCGGTATTGTGATACTTTTAACATGCAACTGGATGCAGAAACGCGAAGATTGATGTATGCGGCGGATTTGCCGCAAGAAATGAAAGGACCCGAATATTTGCCGTCGCTGAAGGAAGTCGCGCGGAAAGTTGTGAGATCGAGCATTTATGATGCTTTGTTGGCGAAAGGGAGGAAATTGGGACTTCCGCCGGATTTGtactacaaaaataaattgtttgtcGAGAATATTTTGGCGTTGGAGCTGCCAACGGTTCTCACGAGGTACCTGAGGTTCATGAATAACTTACCGgttgagtaa
- the LOC134827018 gene encoding cyclin-C: MAGNFWQSSHHQQWILDKQDLIRERQNDLQILSEEEYQKIFIFFANVIQVLGEQLKLKQQVIATATVYFKRFYSRNSLKSIDPLLLSPTCIFLASKVEEFGVISNSRLISTCQNVIKNKFSYAYSQEFPYRTNHILECEFYLLENLDCCLIVYQPYRPLIQMVNDIGQGEDQLLAYTYRIINDSLRTDVSLLYPPYQIAIGCLQIACVILQKDLKGWFAELNVDMDKVQEIARAITNLYELWKTFDEKKEIQELLSKMPKPKPAPQR; encoded by the exons ATGGCAGGCAACTTCTGGCAAAGCTCTCATCATCAACAATGGATCCTCGACAAACAAGATCTCATCCGAGAACGTCAAAACGACCTGCAAATCCTCTCGGAAGAagaataccaaaaaattttcatcttcttcGCGAACGTAATTCAAGTCCTCGGCGAACAATTGAAGCTCAAACAGCAAGTTATCGCAACGGCAACCGTTTATTTCAAGCGTTTCTACTCTCGCAACTCCCTCAAGAGCATCGATCCGCTCTTGCTGAGTCCGACTTGCATCTTCCTCGCGAGCAAAGTTGAGGAATTCGGAGTCATTTCCAACTCGCGTCTCATCTCGACGTGTCAAAATGTGATCAAGAACAAATTCAGTTACGCATATTCGCAGGAATTTCCGTATCGCACGAACCACATCCTCGAATGCGAGTTTTATTTGTTGGAAAACTTGGATTGTTGTCTGATTGTGTACCAACCGTATCGCCCGCTGATACAAATGGTCAACGACATTGGGCAGGGAGAGGATCAGTTACTCGCTTATACTTATAGAATTATTAATGATTCGCTGAGGACGGATGTTTCGTTGCTTTATCCGCCGTATCAG atcgCTATTGGATGTCTCCAAATCGCCTGTGTGATATTACAAAAAGACCTCAAAGGATGGTTCGCCGAGCTGAATGTCGATATGGACAAAGTACAAGAAATCGCTCGAGCTATCACGAATTTGTATGAATTATGGAAGACTTTCGACGAGAAAAAGGAAATTCAGGAGCTGCTGAGTAAAATGCCAAAGCCCAAACCTGCCCCTCAAAGGTGA
- the LOC134837843 gene encoding phosphatidate cytidylyltransferase, mitochondrial, giving the protein MRLLRNLLTSVPASDAKVLTKGNISPIYYRILSKFPLPLSFCFGYGSGVKEQLGYDKATKRKNMIDLIYCVDNAHRWHAANLERNPEHYSALATFGSDFIASYQRSNFGARVYFNTLVPIEEENIMIKYGVVATDDLIEDLLDWRDLYIAGRLHKPVEIVKPPTNVKLENGINNNLKSAVHAALLLLPETFTEYEFYFCIASLSYMGDFRMTFGENKDKVKNIVRPQLESFQSLYAPTLKILSEYVRFPSIDGLEVNCKQDCSGKAIMHHLNSLPKWPLRNIVKEWNRGKYKQDTEDVLRAVAHSPEYQSVVRRSLNAIVFQSSAKQSLKNVPTAGLGKSLKYSWAKIQKMLQTKSSQ; this is encoded by the coding sequence ATGCGACTTTTGCGAAATTTACTCACTTCTGTGCCCGCATCTGACGCCAAAGTCCTTACCAAGGGGAATATTTCTCCAATTTATTATCGAATTCTCTCGAAATTCCCGCTTCCGTTGTCCTTTTGCTTCGGCTACGGATCCGGCGTGAAGGAACAATTAGGTTATGACAAAGCCACGAAGCGAAAAAACAtgattgacttaatttactgCGTGGATAATGCGCATCGATGGCATGCGGCGAACTTGGAACGAAATCCGGAGCATTATTCGGCACTTGCGACCTTCGGGAGTGATTTTATTGCGAGTTATCAGCGCAGTAACTTTGGAGCTCGCGTGTATTTTAACACTTTGGTGCCAATTGAGGAGGAAAATATCATGATAAAGTACGGCGTTGTCGCGACAGACGATTTAATTGAGGATTTGTTGGATTGGCGGGATCTGTATATCGCTGGAAGGCTCCATAAACCCGTTGAAATCGTCAAACCGCCGACAAATGTGAAGTTGGAGAACGGAATTAACAACAATTTGAAGAGTGCGGTGCATGCGGCGTTACTTTTGCTGCCAGAAACCTTCACGGAATACGAATTTTACTTTTGTATCGCGAGTTTGAGTTACATGGGCGACTTCCGGATGACTTTCGGGGAGAATAAAGACAAAGTTAAGAATATTGTGAGACCGCAACTCGAAAGTTTTCAAAGTTTGTATGCGCCaacgttgaaaattttgtcggAATATGTGAGATTTCCCTCAATTGACGGCCTGGAAGTGAATTGCAAACAAGATTGCAGCGGAAAAGCGATCATGCATCATCTAAATTCGCTCCCAAAATGGCCTCTTCGTAATATCGTGAAGGAATGGAATCGCGGAAAGTACAAACAAGACACGGAAGATGTCTTGAGAGCCGTCGCTCATAGTCCCGAGTACCAAAGTGTCGTTCGTCGCAGCTTAAATGCCATCGTTTTCCAAAGCAGCGCCAAACAATCGCTGAAAAATGTTCCAACAGCGGGTTTAGGCAAGTCCCTGAAGTACAGCTGGgctaaaatccaaaaaatgttacaaacgAAATCTAGTCAGTAG
- the LOC134835491 gene encoding small nuclear ribonucleoprotein Sm D3, with protein sequence MSIGVPIKVLHEAEGHIVTCETITGEVYRGKLIEAEDNMNCQMTQINVTYRDGRTAMLENVYIRGSKIRFLILPDMLKNAPMFKKQGTRSGTAGRGKSAILRAQAARGRGRGAPGGPAKGGAPGGSKTGAWQGGQGRSRGGL encoded by the exons ATGTCGATTGGAGTCCCAATTAAGGTGTTGCACGAAGCCGAAGGGCATATCGTAACTTGCGAAACAATCACCGGAGAAGTGTATCGCGGAAAACTCATCGAAGCCGAGGACAACATGAACTGCCAAATGACACAAATCAACGTTACGTATCGCGATGGGCGCACAGCAATGTTGGAAAATGTCTACATTCGTGGCTCGAAGATCCGATTTTTGATACTGCCCGACATGCTGAAGAACGCGCCGATGTTCAAGAAGCAGGGAACGCGTTCAGGGACAGCGGGACGAGGAAAATCGGCGATTTTGCGAGCGcaag ctgCTCGAGGAAGAGGCAGAGGAGCTCCCGGCGGTCCTGCAAAAGGCGGCGCTCCAGGCGGAAGCAAAACAGGTGCATGGCAAGGAGGGCAGGGACGATCTCGAGGAGGACTTTAA
- the LOC134833031 gene encoding cystathionine gamma-lyase-like, producing MDTKKFFNVDDDLKKFLTAPKGFATKAIRAGQEPDQWNSLAVVPPISLSTTFKQHAPAQIQEGGFEYSRSGNPTRNVLEMCLASIENAKYGLTFSSGLGATTTIINLLKTGDHVIAGDDLYGGTNRLLRNFVVSMGIKVDFVDFCDLAAVEKAITSETKMFWVETPTNPLLKTCDIKAVSAVAHKFPGIVVVVDNTFLTPYLQRPLELGADIVAYSLTKYMNGHTDVVMGAATMNNDELYERLKYLQNATGIVPSPFDCYQVNRSLKTLDIRMEKHRRSSMIIAKYLEAHPMVERVLHPGLKSHPQYEIAVKQTGGHSGVFSFYIKGDGKAASLLLKTLKLFTLAESLGGYESLAEIPSVMTHASVPPAQRAQLGITDNLIRISVGLEDPEDLIQDLEQGFAAIKK from the exons ATGGacacaaaaaa atttttcaatGTCGACGAcgatttaaagaaattcctGACTGCACCAAAAGGCTTCGCAACAAAAGCCATTCGCGCTGGACAAGAACCCGACCAATGGAACAGTTTAGCTGTCGTGCCTCCAATTAGTTTATCGACGACTTTTAAGCAACATGCGCCGGCACAAATTCAAGAAGGA ggattCGAATACAGTCGTTCGGGAAACCCAACAAGAAATGTCTTGGAAATGTGTTTGGCTTCAATTGAAAACGCTAAATATGGATTGACGTTCTCTTCGGGACTCGGAGCGACAACAACAATCATTAATTTACTGAAAACGGGCGATCATGTAATAGCCGGCGACGATTTGTACGGCGGCACGAACCGacttttgaggaattttgtCGTTTCCATGGGCATCAAAGTagattttgtcgatttttgtgACTTGGCTGCCGTGGAAAAGGCAATTACGAGCGAAACTAAG aTGTTCTGGGTTGAGACTCCGACAAACCCCTTGCTCAAAACGTGCGATATTAAAGCGGTTTCTGCCGTCGCTCATAAATTCCCgggaattgttgttgttgttgacaaCACTTTTCTCACGCCATATCTTCAAAGACCTCTCGAATTGGGAGCCGATATTGTCGCGTATTCTCTGACAAAATACATGAACGGACACACGGATGTCGTGATGGGAGCGGCGACAATGAACAACGACGAGTTGTATGAACGGttgaaatatttgcaaaatgcGACGGGAATCGTTCCATCGCCCTTCGATTGTTATCAAGTTAATCGTTCGTTGAAAACTTTGGACATTCGCATGGAGAAACATCGCCGGAGCTCGATGATTATCGCGAAATATTTGGAAGCTCATCCGATGGTTGAGCGCGTTTTGCATCCCGGACTCAAATCGCATCCGCAATACGAAATTGCCGTCAAACAAACCGGAGGGCATAGCggagttttttcattttatatcaaaGGTGATGGAAAAGCAGCGAGTTTGTTGCTGAAAACACTCAAATTGTTCACGTTAGCGGAGAGTTTGGGAGGATACGAGAGTTTGGCGGAAATtcc atcggTTATGACTCATGCTTCCGTTCCTCCCGCACAAAGAGCTCAATTGGGTATCACGGATAATTTGATTCGAATCAGTGTTGGATTGGAGGATCCAGAGGATCTTATTCAAGACTTGGAACAAGGTTTTGCtgctatcaaaaaataa
- the LOC134827016 gene encoding GPALPP motifs-containing protein 1, with translation MASSSTSSSESDVERSRHVTSKHKRKEKSHKKTKKRYKHRSDDDEKGYKKFKRKKEKREKREKRNSSDDEDTKKPQAAGPSVECPPKVDEERNIPNAEVDNSYGPALPPHLMKSQNPSPAEPKVIGPVIPSHLLSAVQASHDEIQVQEPNSEPQNDESPNDDDDDDILDTVGPLPGVINPELEQRALEIKLGHVSSSASGDANKEKSRDEWMLELPEVRGVTDLGLTARQFRTKERPDFSDRSQWTDTPADKERKKHGQPSAREIAKEEERQRERQAILSRDAEQERIAKEHKKKHKRDKSLMDLHEKKLKKAKKEKEKEPEVRRPFDRNIDLAANRFDEAQKKSIIKKAQLLDTRFSSGASKFL, from the exons ATGGCATCAAGTTCAACCTCATCCTCGGAATCCGACGTCGAACGAAGTCGTCATGTCACGTCGAAGCACAAACGCAAAGagaaatcacacaaaaagacgaagaaaCGATACAAGCATCGCTCCGATGACGACGAAAAGGgatacaaaaagttcaaaaggaAGAAGGAAAAACGCGAAAAGCGTGAAAAACGGAATTCGAGTGATGACGAAGACACGAAAAAGCCTCAAGCAGCAGGTCCGAGTGTCGAATGCCCTCCAAAAGTTGACGAAGAAAG aaATATCCCCAATGCCGAAGTTGACAACTCTTACGGTCCAGCATTGCCTCCGCATCTCATGAAATCCCAAAATCCGTCTCCAGCAGAGCCAAAAGTGATTGGTCCTGTCATTCCATCGCATCTCTTAAGCGCCGTTCAAGCATCTCATGACGAAATTCAAGTACAAGAACCCAACTCCGAGCCTCAAAATGACGAATCGCccaacgacgatgacgacgacgacattctCGACACTGTTGGTCCTCTACCCGGCGTCATAAATCCCGAACTCGAACAACGCGCTCTCGAAATAAAACTCGGGCATGTTTCGTCAAGTGCGAGCGGCGACGCCAACAAGGAAAAATCTCGCGACGAATGGATGTTGGAGTTGCCCGAAGTGCGCGGCGTGACAGATTTGGGATTAACAGCGCGTCAATTTCGCACGAAAGAACGCCCGGATTTTAGTGATCGCAGTCAATGGACTGACACGCCCGCCGACAAGGAACGCAAAAAGCACGGGCAACCCTCAGCAAGGGAAATTGCGAAAGAAGAGGAACGTCAACGGGAGCGACAAGCGATTTTGAGTCGCGATGCGGAACAAGAACGCATCGCAAAggaacacaagaaaaaacacaaacgCGACAAATCGCTGATGGATTTGCACgagaaaaaactgaaaaaagcgAAGAAAGAGAAGGAAAAGGAACCCGAGGTGCGACGTCCTTTCGACAGGAATATCGATCTGGCGGCAAATCGCTTCGACGAGGCACAGAAAAAGTCGATCATCAAGAAGGCGCAGTTACTTGACACGCGATTCTCGAGCGGAGCATCCaagtttttgtag